GTGCTTTTGCCAGCGCCATTTGGACCAAAAATCCCAATAAATTCGCCTGGACGAATCTCGCCAGAGACCTCTTTTAAGATCGCTTTATGATGAAATGAAAAGGTCACCTTCTCAAATGAAATTGAACCCAATCAGCGCTCCTCTCTCAAGGCGGTTTCTAGTTGATCCAATTCACCCGTTATCCACTGGATATAATCTTTTCCCACCGGCTGCGTCTCGCTTATGCCAACAACTGCAACCTTCGACTGCCTTGCCAGATTCTGCATCCGTTCCGTGATCGGATTAGAGACCTGGTTGTTGTAGATAAGCACCTTCACTGCGCGCGTCTTAAGCCTGTTTTCAAAATCTGCGATATTCTTAGCACTTGGCTCGGTGTCATTCATTACACTCAGCTGAAACCCCTCTCCAAACATCTTCAGACCAAGGGCGTCTGCCATGTAATTAAACACGGGCTCTGTTGCGCAGATCGGACTCCCTGCGTAACTCTTTTTCATCCGCTCGATCTGATCTGTTATTTCAGTGTAGCTGGTATTAAATTCGCCGAGCCTCTGATTAAAGTACTCCTTATGCTCGGGGTCCAACTCCCCCAGCTTTACCGCAAGCTCCTTCGCATAGGCTGGCATCGTAGCAGGGTCGTACCAGATGTGGGGATTGTCTCCCATCTTCTTTCCGACAAGATCAGCTACGCAGATGGTCACTCTCTTCCTCTTTGAATTCGCCGAAATTAAATTATTCATCCAGGCGTCGTAGCCGATGCCGTTGTAGACCAGCATCTGGGCATCTGCAACCCCTTTGGCTACATCTGCATTGCTGCTAAAAAGGTGAGGATCTTGATTTGGATTGCTCATGATGCTGAGCACTTTGACGTAAGGCCCACCGATCTGGGTTGCGAGCTCTCCGTAAAAATTCTCCGTCGCTACAATGCGAACCT
Above is a genomic segment from Chlamydiales bacterium containing:
- a CDS encoding zinc ABC transporter substrate-binding protein encodes the protein MPITRLLCALLCSMQICLIAEVRIVATENFYGELATQIGGPYVKVLSIMSNPNQDPHLFSSNADVAKGVADAQMLVYNGIGYDAWMNNLISANSKRKRVTICVADLVGKKMGDNPHIWYDPATMPAYAKELAVKLGELDPEHKEYFNQRLGEFNTSYTEITDQIERMKKSYAGSPICATEPVFNYMADALGLKMFGEGFQLSVMNDTEPSAKNIADFENRLKTRAVKVLIYNNQVSNPITERMQNLARQSKVAVVGISETQPVGKDYIQWITGELDQLETALREER